DNA sequence from the Nocardia sp. BMG111209 genome:
ATATCGTCGCCCTCGACCACCGGCGGCCGGATCGGCTCGCCGACCGCGATCGAGATCGGGGTGTTGGTCCGGCCGAGCCGCTTCGGATAGCCCTTGGTCCACACCCGCTGCGCGCCCCAGATCACCATGGGGATGATCGGCGTGCCGGATTCGATCGCCATCCGGGCCGCGCCGGACTTGAAACCCTTGATCTCGTAGCTGCGGCTGATGGTGGCCTCCGGATACACGCCGACCAGTTCGCCGCGGCGCAGATAGCCGACCGCGGCCTGGTAGGAGTCGGCGCCGGCCCCGCGATCGACGGGGATGTGCTTCAGCGCCCGCATGATGGGGCCGGACACGCCGTGATCGAAGACCTCCTTCTTCGCCATGAACCGGATGTACCGCTTCGGGGTGCGCACGGGCAGCCCGGCGTAGGTGAAGTCCAGGTATCCGGTGTGGTTGACGGCGATGACCGCGCCACCGGTAGCGGGGATGCGCTCGGCACCCCTGACGTCGAATTTCAGGCCCTGTGCGAAGAAGACGGTCCGGGCCAGCCCGATGATCGTCCGGTAGACGGGTTCCACGTTCGGCCAGCCTAGTCGGTCGCGGCGCCGGTGACCCGGGACACCGGCACATCACGTCATTCCGGACATCCGCGGCGAACACGGCGGGCCCGGTGCCGCCGGATCGGCGATGTCACGATTCAGCGGCTACCCTGGGTCACCGGCAATCGGTTCAGGAGGGACCAGTTTCGTGCAGATCACCAGCGTCGGCCACGCCGGCTTCCATATCCGCACCGCGGCCGGGTCGATCCTGTGTGATCCGTGGGTCAACCCGGCGTACTTCGCGTCGTGGTTCCCGTTCCCGGACAATTCGGGGCTGGACTGGGCGACGCTGGGCGACGTCGATTTCCTGTACGTCTCGCATCTGCACCGTGACCATTTCGACGCCCGGCTGCTCGACGAGTACGTCAACAAGGACGCCACCGTCCTGCTGCCGGACTTCCCGGTGCCGGATCTGCAACGTGAGCTGGAGAAACTCGGCTTCCGGAAGTTCCTCGAGACCCGCGATTCGGTCCGGCACACGGTCAGCGG
Encoded proteins:
- a CDS encoding 1-acyl-sn-glycerol-3-phosphate acyltransferase, with product MEPVYRTIIGLARTVFFAQGLKFDVRGAERIPATGGAVIAVNHTGYLDFTYAGLPVRTPKRYIRFMAKKEVFDHGVSGPIMRALKHIPVDRGAGADSYQAAVGYLRRGELVGVYPEATISRSYEIKGFKSGAARMAIESGTPIIPMVIWGAQRVWTKGYPKRLGRTNTPISIAVGEPIRPPVVEGDDIGAAAAELTERLHSTMQDMLLELQKDYQHEPGAYWVPARLGGSAPTLEEADALDAAEAQARADRRKTESGSQ